ATATATTAATTACCGAAAGAGATACCCCTATACCCAAACTTTTTGATACATTAATTGCGAAAAGAGAACACGTAGCCTTAGTTGTAGATGAATATGGCTCCGTGAGCGGCCTGGTCACCATGGAAGATGTTATAGAAACGCTTTTAGGGCTGGAAATAATGGACGAGAGCGACAATGTTGCCGATTTACAAGAACTAGCTAGAAAAAACTGGAATACGCGTGCAAAACGCTCTGGAATACTTGATAAATAGTTTCACCGCAATCGTTCATTACTGAACGAGTATAAAACAATTTATAATGGAAACTGCTTTCATTAACACCCCCCTTGGCATAGCCAAACTTGAAGGTGACGATTTAGGTTTGTCTTCTATTATTGTATTAAATGGTGAGGAAAATATTTCTACGGAGATTCCTCATACTTTAAAAAATGCAGTAAATCAATTGCAACAATATTTTACAGGAGAACGTAATGGTTTTGATATTACACTAAACCCAAAAGGTACCGCTTTTCAAAAACGAGTGTGGGAAGCATTACTGAAAATACCTTACGGAAAGACTGTCTCTTACCTAGATCTTTCCAAAACTTTAGGCGACCCAAAAGCTATTCGTGCGGTAGCAGCTGCAAACGGCAAAAATCCACTTTGGATTATAGTTCCGTGTCACCGAGTTATTGGCAGCGATGGTTCTTTAACTGGTTATGCCGGCGGCTTACATCGTAAGAAGTGGCTTTTAGAACACGAAAGTCCCGTAAAACAGCAATCTCTTTTCTAATTCTAGCAGACTGGTTGGTCTGTTACTCAATAATTTCGTTTTACAATCAACACTAAATCACCTTTCATCGGTACATGGTTGCATTTCATGGCATAAGTAAATTCGGTGGGTTCTCGTTGTACAACCTTGTACCGACCATATGGTTTGTTTTTGGTTTTCACTCTTTATTAACCTCAAAATTTACAACAACATCTTGACCGTTATTTTAATCATTTAAAGGCCCACTCTAACCGATGTATAACACATTTTGGAATTAAATTCGGTATTTCAATCATCCCTAATACTAGCATTACAGCGATGAAACGCGAATTGAAAGCTTCATGTTAAAGATTTTTCTTATTTTCCTTTTTCTATTTTCAACGTAAAACATATGCTACAGAAAATAAATCTAGAATACATTCTCTTTTTAGATATCGAAACCGTACCTGAAGAACCCAGTTTTGAAGCTCTTAACGATGAGAAAAAAGAGCTTTGGGACCAGAAGTCCAGATACCAACGTAAGGACGAATTTACCGCCGAAGAGTTTTATGAACGGGCGGGAATCTGGGCGGAATTTGGTAAGATAGTTTGTATTTCCGTGGGATATTTTCGGGTAAATGGCGAAACAAAAACGTTTAGAACTACCTCGTTTTATGGTGAGGAAGACAAGCTATTAAAAGAATTCAAGAATTTATTGAACGGACATTTCAGTTCTCCCAAACATTTACTTTGTGGTCATAACGCCAAGGAATTCGATTTTCCATATATCGCACGAAGAATGATAATCCACGGAATTGAATTGCCTTATAAATTGAATCTGTTCGGTAAAAAACCTTGGGAAATTCCGCATCTGGACACCATGGAACTCTGGAAGTTTGGAGACTACAAGAACTTTACTTCCTTAAAATTATTAGCAAATATTTTAGGCATCCCATCGCCCAAACAAGATATTGATGGTAGTATGGTACGCGAAGTTTATTACAATGAAAAGGACTTGGATAGAATCGTTACCTATTGCGAGCTTGATGTGGTGACTACAGCTCAAGTATTTTTACGTTTACGTGGCGATGAGTTAATTGAAAATGATAATGTTAAAAGCATCTAGAAAAATCAGGCATTGTATTTCAACTGAATGTAAACCGGAAAATGGTCACTATAGCCCCCTATATACTTATTACCAACATAAGTGCGAAAAGGTGAGCCCATATACTTTCCTTTAAACTCCGTAAGATAATGTTCATCAAAAATATTGGCATGGGCAAAACTGTGGGTTCCCTTTTCAAAATTCAAAAAGCTATGAGAAACCATAATTTGGTCAAAAAGCATCCATGATCGTTTGTAGTTGGCGCTTCCACGCTCTGGCGTAAGTAATTTTTCCATGGGGTTGTACAGTGTTTTACTCTCCATAAGTGACCGTATACTTTCTGACTTTGGCCCATCGTTAAAATCACCCATAATAATATAATTAGGGTTGGCTTCCTTCGCTTCAATTGTTGCCATAAAATCTATTATGGTTTGGGCGGCTAAAAGTCGTTTATGAACAGTTGTAGTATTTCCACTTCTTCGTGAAGGCCAATGATTCACAAAAACATGAACCTCCTCATTATTCAGTTTTCCTTTTACATAGAGAATATCTCTTGTAGTATCTCTTCTGCCGTCCTCTTCATAAAGCAATAAGGCAATAGGCTCTGAATGCAAAACCTCAAAATGATCCTTGTGATAAATTAGTCCGCAATCAATTCCCCTTTCATCAGGTGAATCGTAATGCACATAACTATATTTAATATGCGCTAAAGGTTCAGCAGCAAGAAGATCCTCCATAACCTGCTGGTTTTCAACCTCCGCAACACCAACAAGAACGGGAGGACTCTGAGTTTCTGAATTCCCTATTTC
This genomic interval from Zobellia roscoffensis contains the following:
- a CDS encoding 3'-5' exonuclease, whose translation is MLQKINLEYILFLDIETVPEEPSFEALNDEKKELWDQKSRYQRKDEFTAEEFYERAGIWAEFGKIVCISVGYFRVNGETKTFRTTSFYGEEDKLLKEFKNLLNGHFSSPKHLLCGHNAKEFDFPYIARRMIIHGIELPYKLNLFGKKPWEIPHLDTMELWKFGDYKNFTSLKLLANILGIPSPKQDIDGSMVREVYYNEKDLDRIVTYCELDVVTTAQVFLRLRGDELIENDNVKSI
- a CDS encoding methylated-DNA--[protein]-cysteine S-methyltransferase, whose protein sequence is METAFINTPLGIAKLEGDDLGLSSIIVLNGEENISTEIPHTLKNAVNQLQQYFTGERNGFDITLNPKGTAFQKRVWEALLKIPYGKTVSYLDLSKTLGDPKAIRAVAAANGKNPLWIIVPCHRVIGSDGSLTGYAGGLHRKKWLLEHESPVKQQSLF
- a CDS encoding endonuclease/exonuclease/phosphatase family protein, encoding MIFSFFRKKKGSHLNTISFYNLENLFDTIDDPKTLDDDFTPKGRKKWSLRRYKKKLYKLAKTISEIGNSETQSPPVLVGVAEVENQQVMEDLLAAEPLAHIKYSYVHYDSPDERGIDCGLIYHKDHFEVLHSEPIALLLYEEDGRRDTTRDILYVKGKLNNEEVHVFVNHWPSRRSGNTTTVHKRLLAAQTIIDFMATIEAKEANPNYIIMGDFNDGPKSESIRSLMESKTLYNPMEKLLTPERGSANYKRSWMLFDQIMVSHSFLNFEKGTHSFAHANIFDEHYLTEFKGKYMGSPFRTYVGNKYIGGYSDHFPVYIQLKYNA